The following coding sequences lie in one Actinomycetota bacterium genomic window:
- a CDS encoding HAMP domain-containing sensor histidine kinase: MSRPADEDDGSLLEQATHDLLNPVASILGLGDTIRSRGSQLDDGTLRQFGESIARQAARLEAAIRDLVRATRLLRRDPGIAAQSVLLSELVGELAGDRVRVEIPPDVLIDADPILLGDVIRRLIENALEHSADEVVVTGGMAWIEVADRGIGFTEEGLARVFEPLSAGANAKGERGPGLGLGLYIARRLVEVMGGTLTATSEPGTGSTFRVELPG; this comes from the coding sequence GTGAGCCGACCGGCCGACGAAGACGACGGAAGCCTGCTCGAACAGGCGACCCACGACCTGCTGAACCCGGTGGCTTCGATCCTCGGCCTCGGGGACACCATCCGTTCGCGAGGGTCGCAGCTCGACGACGGAACACTCCGCCAATTCGGCGAGTCGATCGCCCGGCAGGCGGCGCGCCTCGAGGCGGCCATCCGGGACCTAGTGAGAGCCACGCGGCTCCTTCGCCGCGACCCCGGCATCGCCGCGCAAAGCGTGTTGCTGTCCGAACTCGTCGGGGAGCTTGCCGGCGACCGGGTCCGCGTCGAGATCCCGCCGGACGTCCTGATCGATGCGGATCCGATCCTGCTCGGCGACGTGATCCGCAGGCTCATCGAGAACGCGCTCGAGCACTCCGCGGACGAGGTGGTGGTCACCGGCGGCATGGCCTGGATCGAGGTGGCCGATCGCGGTATCGGCTTCACGGAGGAGGGTCTCGCGAGGGTCTTCGAGCCGCTCTCGGCAGGCGCGAACGCGAAGGGAGAGCGCGGGCCCGGTCTCGGCTTGGGGCTCTACATCGCCCGGCGTCTCGTCGAGGTGATGGGCGGAACGCTCACCGCCACGAGCGAGCCGGGAACGGGCAGCACGTTCCGGGTCGAGCTGCCCGGCTGA